One window of Hypomesus transpacificus isolate Combined female unplaced genomic scaffold, fHypTra1 scaffold_133, whole genome shotgun sequence genomic DNA carries:
- the surf2 gene encoding surfeit locus protein 2 — protein sequence MDELPADLKAFLLNHPFLQLTDCKKIKCSLNGHEFPCSLTELQNFTKGKKYEKLSATAEFNYSQYEPHVVPSTKQANQLFCKLTLRHINRLPHHVLRHVNGKRFKRSLEKYEECVQQGVEFVPVCLQKKRPRDSGGERARGRHGQRGSAPWEPSTSDDGGSDSEDSMSDLYPSSMFSAEETIKDQEEQTKEDDFQTDEEEMEVDKQAPQKRRKVQACRFQKKFKNHKERKGANNGAKITNGK from the exons ATGGACGAGCTACCAGCAGACCTTAAAGCCTTCCTTCTCAATCACCCATTTCTTCAACTGACGGATTGCAAAAAG ATAAAATGCTCTCTCAACGGACATGagttcccttgcagtcttacaGAGCTACAGAACTTCACCAAGGGAAAGAAGTACGAGAAACTAAGCGCCACAGCAGAGTTCAACTACAGCCAATATGAACCGCATGTAGTACCGAGCACGAAACAAGC GAATCAGCTGTTCTGTAAACTGACGCTCCGACACATCAACCGCCTGCCGCACCATGTCCTGCGGCACGTCAACGGAAAACGCTTCAAGCGGTCACTAGAAAAAT ATGAGGAGTGTGTGCAGCAGGGCGTGGAGTTCGTCCCGGTGTGCCTGCAGAAGAAGAGACCCAGAGACAGCGGGGGGGAGAGGGCCCGGGGGCGCCATGGCCAGCGGGGGAGCGCCCCGTGGGAACCCAGCACCAGCGACGACGGGGGGAGTGACTCTGAGGACAGCATGAGTGACCTGTACCCCT CGTCCATGTTTTCTGCAGAAGAGACAATAAAGGATCAGGAAGAACAGACAAAGGAGGATGACTTTCAAACAGATGAGGAGGAAATGGAAGTAGATAAACAGGCTCCACAGAAACGCAGAAAG GTTCAAGCTTGTCGTTTCCAGAAAAAGTTCAAGAACCACAAGGAAAGAAAAGGCGCAAATAACGGCGCAAAGATTACAAATGGAAAATAA